The following are encoded together in the Glycine max cultivar Williams 82 chromosome 8, Glycine_max_v4.0, whole genome shotgun sequence genome:
- the LOC100779818 gene encoding F-box protein At5g39450: MLSPEPCDPNFLLCLPDDVFGMVSRFLLPRDVCNLSLCCKSLYALSSSEKVWFPQCYMVGVVPQKDLVEWREGVSSYQALCRFLLSVKPLLGIWVHQNPELGNLVYVMPGFVSVVGCRIIPQELGPLGIQDGPIQWSSVFEVIGDFDGSATFFLHGREEGMDYVYRGSVKYIDESCNVLLLEVEPREQNYGINLLQSRSLDDSGGTVSGEVCRSNRELSRLQKVGGNDEEMVPFSKLAFSDRRKLLEVTISLVRQEVPSVAAGPLFPRLRDDCDNFQKDFVLLKERREVFCQMNNFGNGQIDNEEISQGTVGPVQLELDDIRKSCNWSKDISDLLSKEDGHTQFTKKKSLGGYLWGSFKQIVGRSSSINESHAIFKKLTTRREIKHARLEDFLRSSDAIELSLKASTVKLSSYRAWPNMPDTWFALYKMPLQVPSADQIYAGLWGGTFGWPPGKPSEDKPGKALFFLLLSYEESQEQQLLIATKILEGTHYGLHPNGSAMFIVDVNEPSSDPFPWDINKDSLSVDIKHVFTGEGISNGYGFRYPGSKPGSLFVFQNGVLAFVWKDTRAVLTLQRLDLQDLLKKGERIPSLPPINNFSYLTKSYSNVFTGFPGASTWSPSPR; this comes from the coding sequence ATGTTGTCACCTGAACCCTGTGATCCGAACTTTCTGCTGTGTCTACCCGATGATGTGTTTGGCATGGTGTCACGGTTCCTCTTGCCCAGAGATGTTTGCAATCTCAGCCTCTGCTGCAAGAGTCTCTATGCTCTTTCATCCTCTGAAAAAGTGTGGTTCCCTCAGTGTTACATGGTGGGAGTGGTGCCCCAAAAAGACCTTGTTGAGTGGAGAGAGGGTGTCTCATCTTACCAGGCACTTTGCCGTTTCCTTTTGAGTGTTAAACCATTGCTTGGGATATGGGTTCATCAGAACCCTGAGCTTGGTAACCTTGTCTATGTCATGCCTGGTTTTGTTTCGGTTGTCGGCTGCCGGATAATTCCTCAGGAGCTTGGTCCATTAGGGATTCAAGATGGTCCTATCCAATGGTCATCTGTGTTTGaggttattggtgattttgatggTTCAGCTACCTTTTTTCTCCATGGAAGGGAAGAGGGGATGGACTATGTTTATCGTGGCTCGGTCAAGTATATAGATGAATCTTGCAATGTGCTGTTGCTTGAGGTTGAACCTAGGGAACAAAATTATGGTATTAATTTGTTGCAGAGTAGGAGCTTGGATGACTCGGGTGGGACGGTATCAGGAGAGGTTTGTAGGTCAAACAGGGAGCTTTCTAGGTTACAAAAGGTGGGTGGAAATGATGAGGAAATGGTTCCCTTCAGCAAGTTAGCTTTTAGTGATAGAAGAAAGTTGCTTGAGGTCACTATCAGCCTAGTTCGACAAGAGGTTCCTAGTGTAGCCGCTGGACCGTTGTTTCCTAGGTTGAGAGATGATTGTGACAATTTTCAGAAAGATTTTGTGCTCTTGAAGGAAAGAAGAGAAGTCTTTTGTCAAATGAACAACTTTGGTAATGGTCAGATTGACAATGAGGAAATTTCTCAAGGGACAGTTGGTCCGGTGCAATTAGAGCTGGATGACATAAGAAAGAGTTGTAACTGGTCAAAGGATATCTCTGATCTTCTGAGCAAGGAGGATGGTCACACACAATTCACCAAGAAAAAAAGTCTTGGTGGATATCTCTGGGGTAGCTTTAAACAGATTGTTGGAAGATCTAGTTCAATAAACGAGAGTCATGCAATTTTCAAGAAGCTTACCACAAGACGTGAGATAAAGCATGCGCGGCTTGAAGACTTTCTTAGATCAAGTGATGCAATAGAGCTATCATTAAAGGCATCAACTGTAAAATTATCTTCTTATCGAGCATGGCCAAATATGCCTGATACTTGGTTTGCACTTTACAAGATGCCCTTGCAAGTTCCCTCAGCGGACCAAATTTATGCGGGTTTGTGGGGAGGAACTTTTGGTTGGCCTCCTGGAAAACCTTCTGAAGACAAGCCTGGAAAAGCTCTATTCTTTCTTCTGCTCTCTTATGAGGAGTCCCAGGAACAACAGCTTCTTATTGCAACAAAAATATTGGAAGGCACTCACTATGGCTTGCATCCTAATGGTTCAGCAATGTTTATAGTGGATGTCAATGAGCCTTCATCTGATCCCTTTCCCTGGGACATCAATAAAGACTCCTTGTCAGTGGATATCAAACATGTTTTTACAGGAGAGGGTATTTCAAATGGATATGGGTTCAGATACCCTGGATCAAAGCCCGGTTCCCTCTTTGTATTTCAAAATGGTGTCCTTGCCTTTGTTTGGAAGGACACTAGGGCTGTCTTGACTTTGCAGAGACTTGACTTGCAAGATCTTTTGAAGAAAGGAGAAAGAATACCTTCTCTGCCTCccatcaacaatttttcatatttgaccAAGTCCTACTCAAATGTGTTTACAGGCTTTCCTGGTGCTTCCACTTGGTCGCCTTCACCAAG